The following are encoded together in the Daucus carota subsp. sativus chromosome 5, DH1 v3.0, whole genome shotgun sequence genome:
- the LOC108223661 gene encoding small ribosomal subunit protein uS9c, producing the protein MAITMSSLTSSFASLSFTSQISQKPNSISLAFAKPNCSTLVKRHSPLVVAANAAAVAGETEDLKKFVKATLPGGFAAQTLWGTGRRKSAIARVVLKEGTGKVIINYRDAKEYLQGNPLWIQYVKVPLATLGYESSYDVFVKAHGGGLSGQAQAISLGIARALLKVSEDHRVPLRKEGLLTRDARVVERKKVGLKKARKAPQFSKR; encoded by the exons ATGGCGATTACAATGTCTTCATTAACATCCTCCTTCGCGTCTCTCTCCTTTACTTCTCAAATCTCGCAGAAACCTAACTCAATCTCCCTCGCTTTCGCCAAACCTAACTGCTCAACTCTCGTGAAGAGGCACTCGCCGCTCGTCGTCGCCGCGAACGCCGCTGCCGTCGCCGGAGAGACGGAGGACCTGAAGAAGTTTGTCAAGGCCACGCTTCCCGGCGGATTCGCCGCGCAGACGCTGTGGGGAACTGGCCGCCGGAAATCGGCAATTGCTCGTGTCGTTCTCAAGGAAGGGACCGGAAAAGTTATCATCAATTATCGCGATGCGAAG GAATACCTTCAAGGAAATCCACTGTGGATTCAATATGTTAAAGTTCCTTTAGCGACGTTGGGATATGAAAGTAGTTATGATGTATTTGTTAAGGCACACGGTGGCGGTCTTTCTGGCCAGGCTCAAGCAATTTCTCTTGGTATTGCCCGTGCTTTACTTAAGGTCAGTGAGGACCACAGAGTACCCCTGAGGAAGGAGGGTCTTCTCACCAGGGATGCAAGagtagttgaaaggaagaaaGTGGGACTCAAAAAAGCCAGAAAAGCCCCACAATTCTCCAAGCGTTAA
- the LOC108219685 gene encoding F-box/FBD/LRR-repeat protein At1g13570 produces the protein MKRRDPPKVPCKMEMDIDYISNLPEHITDKILSCLSLRDAVRTSILSRKWRYKWISLPQLVFDNQSLLISSQDQTLIRNKLINIVDHVLLLHSGPIQKFKLSHRDLQGVNDIDRWILFLSRGSLKEFILEIWKGHRYKLPASLYSCQKLIHLEIFNCMIRPPTPFNGFKNLKSLDLQHITMEQDVFDNLISSCTLLERLTLMNFDGFSQLNIHAPYLLFFDIGGVFEDVNFNATNNLAIVSIGLYATAGYDQNPALGSTGNMIKFFAPLPRIQRLEVQSFFLKYLAAGKVPERLPTPCIELNYLSFRINFCDRAESLGALCILRSSPNLQELEILVRPDDQAVDGRDARISEEYFHNCPFNQLQLVKLVGISYAKQELNFVNFLLANSPVLEKMTIKPAAAIGGCELLKELLRFRRASVRAEIIYLDP, from the exons atg aagCGAAGAGATCCGCCGAAGGTCCCCTGTAAAATGGAAATGGATATAGACTATATCAGCAATCTACCAGAGCATATTACAGACAAAATTTTGTCGTGTTTATCGCTGAGGGATGCCGTGAGGACAAGTATACTTTCAAGAAAATGGAGATACAAGTGGATTAGTCTTCCACAACTTGTATTTGATAACCAGTCTCTCTTGATTTCTTCTCAAGATCAAACACTCATTAGAAATAAACTTATTAACATTGTTGATCATGTCCTATTACTCCACTCTGGTCCCATACAAAAGTTCAAGCTTTCTCACCGAGATCTTCAAGGTGTAAATGACATCGATAGATGGATTCTTTTTCTGTCAAGAGGATCATTGAAGGAATTCATTTTAGAAATATGGAAGGGTCATCGGTACAAGCTACCAGCTTCTTTATACTCCTGCCAGAAGTTGATTCATCTGGAAATTTTCAACTGCATGATAAGACCTCCTACACCATTTAATGGGTTTAAGAACTTGAAGAGCCTTGATCTTCAACACATTACTATGGAACAAGATGTATTTGATAATCTGATATCTAGTTGTACACTACTTGAGCGGCTTACTTTGATGAATTTTGATGGGTTTTCACAACTTAACATACATGCTCCTTATCTCCTGTTCTTCGATATTGGAGGTGTTTTTGAAGACGTCAATTTTAATGCAACTAATAATCTTGCTATTGTTTCCATTGGCTTGTATGCAACTGCTGGATATGACCAAAATCCGGCTCTTGGCAGTACTGGAAATATGATCAAGTTTTTTGCTCCTCTGCCTCGTATTCAAAGGCTTGAGGTGCAGAGTTTCTTTTTAAAG TATTTGGCTGCTGGTAAAGTTCCAGAAAGACTTCCAACTCCTTGCATTGAGCTTAATTACCTATCATTCCGCATCAATTTCTGCGACCGTGCAGAGAGTCTGGGAGCTCTTTGTATACTTCGAAGCTCACCTAACCTGCAAGAACTTGAGATTTTA GTGCGCCCAGATGACCAGGCTGTAGATGGAAGAGATGCACGCATTTCAGAAGAGTACTTCCATAATTGCCCATTCAATCAACTGCAACTTGTGAAATTGGTTGGCATATCTTATGCTAAGCAGGAACTAAATTTTGTCAACTTTCTGCTCGCAAATTCACCTGTGTTGGAGAAGATGACCATCAAACCTGCTGCAGCTATTGGTGGATGCGAGTTGCTAAAAGAATTGCTGCGTTTCAGAAGAGCTTCAGTGCGAGCCGAAATCATATACCTTGACCCATAA